One Cryomorphaceae bacterium DNA window includes the following coding sequences:
- a CDS encoding ATP-binding protein, translating into MSDKLSDSVLRELIKLNAQNRVIKREGLQVEFKRVFDWNNNESRAKYVKSIASFANRGGGYMIFGVKNSPKEIEGIDESFSAIDDANISAYLNNYLAPSVDYERSEIEVDNGVKVGFLYVFEAVRKPVVCIKDYGIILSESTIYYRYNSRSERIKSSDLINLLDEVKQRESEKWSELFSKIAKFGVDSSAIYSTDLGQISTLNGNKFILDERLLRRLQVIDQYSSNEVDGAPAVKIVGEIDEAGTVITRSRYLYDVDFMCDYLNGVNVSEPEEYLKALCYQQAAILPVYYYLDKANLSVDEGIDLLNGVNKNSWVKNKIINRLRDDSRLRQGRQFKTISAQTAAGNVRRRYHERLTNSLNIDDLNSEGKAKRLLEAVINLDVDTYDKNFVHTILVGLIDQFYSVRQLNALMREAVSYLDLIENRPQ; encoded by the coding sequence ATGTCAGATAAGCTTTCAGATAGCGTCCTCCGCGAATTGATCAAATTAAACGCGCAGAATAGAGTCATTAAACGGGAGGGCTTGCAAGTTGAGTTTAAACGAGTCTTCGATTGGAACAACAATGAATCTCGTGCAAAGTATGTCAAGAGTATAGCATCCTTTGCAAATCGTGGAGGTGGCTACATGATATTTGGTGTTAAAAATTCGCCCAAGGAAATTGAAGGTATTGACGAGTCGTTCTCGGCGATTGACGATGCCAACATATCAGCATATCTCAATAACTATCTGGCGCCGTCGGTTGATTATGAACGCTCAGAAATAGAAGTCGATAACGGAGTTAAGGTAGGGTTTCTTTATGTGTTTGAAGCTGTCAGAAAACCGGTGGTGTGTATTAAGGATTATGGAATAATTTTAAGTGAATCAACGATTTATTACCGCTACAATAGTCGAAGTGAGCGGATTAAGTCTTCTGATTTAATCAACTTGTTGGATGAAGTGAAACAGCGCGAATCAGAAAAATGGTCTGAATTGTTTTCGAAGATTGCTAAGTTCGGAGTAGATAGTTCTGCGATTTATTCAACTGACCTTGGTCAAATTTCGACATTAAACGGGAATAAATTTATTCTAGATGAGCGTTTGTTGCGCCGCTTACAAGTAATTGATCAATATTCATCGAACGAGGTTGATGGCGCGCCTGCTGTTAAAATAGTCGGTGAAATTGATGAAGCCGGAACAGTAATTACTCGATCAAGATATCTCTATGACGTTGATTTTATGTGCGATTATTTGAACGGAGTGAATGTGAGCGAACCAGAAGAATATCTAAAAGCCTTGTGTTATCAACAAGCTGCTATTTTGCCGGTATATTATTATTTGGATAAAGCTAATCTATCCGTTGATGAGGGTATAGATCTGCTAAACGGAGTAAATAAAAACTCTTGGGTAAAAAACAAGATTATTAATCGACTGCGAGATGATTCAAGATTGCGACAAGGAAGACAGTTTAAAACGATTTCCGCTCAAACTGCAGCGGGAAATGTAAGGAGAAGATATCATGAACGATTAACTAATTCTCTAAATATAGATGACCTAAACTCTGAGGGAAAGGCGAAAAGACTTTTGGAGGCTGTCATAAATTTAGATGTAGATACTTATGATAAGAATTTTGTTCATACAATTTTGGTTGGTCTTATTGATCAGTTTTATTCAGTGAGACAGTTGAATGCGCTCATGCGCGAAGCAGTTTCTTATTTGGATTTAATCGAAAACAGACCGCAATGA
- a CDS encoding DUF1016 domain-containing protein, with translation MSESAPPDRNQYRELLQTLKQKVTASQHRAAMSVNSHLIYLYWQIGGHILYEQERQGWGSKIIEQLAADLSAELPEMKGLSSRNMIYMRQFANEWQPRLITQQAAAQLGEGGKVEFTQQPVAQLYDTENEGVDIGQQPAAQFEMAFDLFKQHPVAKIPWSHHTVLMDKLETADERLFYCRKIIEGGWSRKVLLNQLERNLHKAQGALTHNFPATLPQAQSELARDTFKDPYFFDFLQLGEAAKEKDVEDKLTAQITQFLLELGAGFAYMGRQYKMEVGGQEYFLDLLFYHTKLRCYVVIELKIGEFKPEYAGKVQFYLSALDDLVKSPDDQPSIGLILCKEANRIVAEYTLRDTSKPMGVAEYNLVDALPDQLKDQLPTKRQLEKSLSKKNKDQS, from the coding sequence ATGTCTGAATCAGCGCCACCCGATAGAAACCAGTACCGCGAACTACTGCAAACCCTCAAGCAGAAAGTCACCGCGTCGCAGCACCGCGCGGCCATGTCGGTCAACAGCCATTTGATTTATCTCTACTGGCAAATAGGCGGGCATATTCTCTATGAACAAGAGCGGCAGGGGTGGGGGAGTAAAATCATCGAGCAACTCGCGGCAGACTTATCAGCCGAGCTTCCTGAAATGAAAGGCTTATCGTCCCGCAATATGATTTACATGCGTCAATTTGCCAATGAATGGCAGCCCCGCTTAATTACGCAGCAGGCGGCTGCGCAATTGGGCGAAGGTGGTAAAGTGGAATTTACGCAACAGCCTGTTGCGCAATTGTACGATACAGAAAATGAGGGTGTTGATATAGGGCAGCAGCCTGCTGCACAATTTGAAATGGCCTTTGACTTGTTCAAGCAACATCCCGTCGCCAAAATTCCCTGGTCGCACCACACAGTGTTGATGGATAAACTCGAAACAGCAGACGAGCGGCTGTTTTATTGCCGAAAGATCATCGAAGGCGGTTGGTCGCGAAAAGTGCTGCTCAACCAATTGGAACGCAACCTGCACAAAGCACAAGGCGCCCTGACACACAATTTTCCGGCAACCTTGCCACAAGCCCAATCTGAATTGGCAAGGGATACTTTTAAAGACCCTTATTTCTTCGACTTTTTGCAACTCGGCGAAGCAGCGAAAGAGAAAGACGTTGAAGACAAGCTGACCGCACAAATCACACAGTTTTTATTGGAGCTGGGGGCTGGATTCGCATACATGGGTCGGCAATACAAAATGGAAGTTGGAGGGCAGGAATATTTTCTCGATTTGCTGTTCTATCACACCAAATTGCGCTGTTACGTGGTGATCGAATTGAAAATCGGTGAGTTTAAGCCAGAGTACGCCGGCAAAGTGCAGTTCTATTTATCAGCGCTCGATGATCTTGTAAAGTCACCCGATGACCAACCGAGCATCGGCTTGATATTGTGTAAAGAAGCCAATCGCATTGTAGCGGAATACACCCTGCGCGACACCTCTAAACCCATGGGGGTAGCAGAATACAATTTGGTTGATGCATTGCCGGATCAACTAAAAGATCAGCTACCAACCAAGCGCCAGCTCGAAAAGTCCTTGAGCAAGAAAAATAAAGACCAATCATGA
- a CDS encoding type I restriction endonuclease subunit R codes for MKAPSFAEDHISQVPALQLLMKLGYQYLPPAKLHAARGEKTSAVLLEEILEQQLHRINHIDFRGEQFKFSSANIYQAVQALKDFPLKDGIGVTNEKVYSLLTLGKSFEETLGGDKKSYSLRYIDWENPENNVYHITAEMDVARTGSHQCRRPDIVLFVNGIPFVVIECKRPDLASGKNIPPHEQAISQHLRNQHEEEIPGLFIYAQMLLALSANDAWYGTVGTPTEFWAKWKEPANNWKALEKLKNAPLSESQNDALYTEPFQLMRPYFASQTGLEMQLTEQDRLLYALCRPERLLELVFRFMVFDNGTRKVARYQQYFAVQKAMKRIAHFDEGRRRGGVIWHTQGSGKSLTMVMLAKAIALDKNIRNPRIVLVTDRVDLDDQIYNTFDACDMEPIQAKTGRHLSELINQDKSAIITTLLQKFKAAVKKGKAENDSSEIFVLVDESHRSHYGEANLNLQRVFPNACYIGFTGTPLTKKEKNTAAKFGGIIDPYTIDQAVEDKAVVPLLYEGRHVVQEINKSAIDNYFDMISEPLNEYQRADLKKKFSRADQLNEADQKIWRTAWDISQHYKSTWQKTPFKGQLTAPSKAAALKYKAYLDDIKLITSEVIISGPDTREGYDDAYNDPNDEVVKFWNTMMKKHGNERSYNRNIINAFKHDDHPEIIIVVDKLLTGFDAPRNIVLYVCRSLKEHTLLQAIARVNRLYEGKDYGYIIDYYGILGELDEALNTYSSLDEFDEDDLKGTLTNVKEEVEKLPQKHAHLWDLFKSVKNKNDIEALELFLAPQDLRDGFYERLSDFARTLKMALSTLGFLEQAGEQKVEQYKEDAKFFLKLRVSVKRRYSDSIDYRQYEKQIQKLIDTHITSDEVIQITESVNIFNREDFQKEVEKVEGKAARADMIATRTAKTISENMDEDPVFFRKFSRLLQDTIDAFHDKRMSEASYLKEAMDIMNKVQNRSDGTEPEVLQGKLVATAFYRIVQSEIAELDSERSAEIGLRVDDIIRANKIVDWERKEDVKNRMKQTIEDYLYDLRNEGVELTFDQIDEIIESVMGVALKHYV; via the coding sequence ATGAAAGCACCCTCCTTCGCCGAAGACCATATCTCCCAGGTTCCCGCGCTGCAACTGCTGATGAAACTGGGCTACCAGTACCTTCCGCCAGCCAAATTGCACGCCGCACGTGGAGAGAAAACCTCGGCCGTACTGCTCGAAGAAATTCTCGAACAGCAACTTCACCGCATCAACCACATTGACTTTCGCGGTGAGCAGTTCAAGTTCAGTTCGGCCAATATTTACCAGGCGGTGCAGGCGCTCAAAGATTTTCCGCTCAAAGACGGCATCGGGGTCACCAACGAAAAGGTGTACAGTTTGCTTACGCTCGGCAAGAGCTTTGAAGAAACATTGGGCGGCGATAAGAAGAGTTACTCACTGCGTTACATCGACTGGGAGAATCCCGAAAACAACGTGTATCACATTACCGCAGAAATGGACGTGGCCCGCACGGGAAGCCACCAATGCCGACGGCCGGATATTGTGCTTTTTGTCAACGGCATTCCCTTTGTCGTTATCGAGTGCAAGCGCCCGGACCTGGCGTCGGGTAAAAACATCCCTCCGCACGAACAAGCCATTTCGCAGCACCTGCGCAACCAGCACGAAGAGGAAATTCCGGGACTGTTTATTTACGCACAGATGTTACTCGCTTTATCTGCCAACGATGCGTGGTATGGCACCGTAGGCACGCCCACCGAGTTTTGGGCCAAGTGGAAAGAACCCGCCAACAATTGGAAAGCGCTCGAAAAACTCAAAAACGCACCGCTTTCTGAAAGTCAGAACGATGCGCTGTACACCGAACCATTTCAGTTGATGCGGCCCTATTTCGCTTCACAGACTGGTCTGGAAATGCAACTCACCGAGCAAGATCGATTGTTGTATGCATTGTGTCGTCCCGAGCGATTGTTGGAACTGGTGTTTCGGTTTATGGTGTTCGACAACGGCACGCGCAAAGTGGCCCGCTATCAGCAGTATTTCGCGGTACAAAAAGCCATGAAGCGCATCGCTCATTTCGACGAGGGTCGTCGCAGAGGCGGGGTGATCTGGCACACACAGGGCAGCGGTAAATCGCTCACCATGGTGATGCTGGCCAAGGCCATTGCACTGGACAAGAACATCCGCAATCCGCGCATTGTCCTTGTCACCGACCGCGTGGATCTCGACGACCAGATTTACAACACATTCGACGCTTGCGACATGGAGCCGATACAGGCCAAAACGGGGCGTCACCTCAGCGAACTCATCAACCAGGACAAGTCGGCCATCATCACCACCTTGCTGCAAAAGTTTAAGGCCGCCGTGAAAAAAGGAAAGGCCGAAAATGATTCGTCAGAAATATTTGTGCTGGTCGATGAAAGTCACCGAAGCCACTACGGCGAAGCCAATCTCAATTTGCAGCGGGTATTTCCCAATGCGTGTTACATCGGTTTCACCGGAACGCCACTGACAAAAAAAGAGAAAAATACAGCCGCCAAATTCGGGGGCATCATTGATCCTTACACCATCGACCAGGCGGTAGAAGACAAAGCCGTAGTTCCGTTGTTGTACGAAGGTCGGCACGTGGTGCAGGAGATCAACAAGTCGGCTATTGATAATTATTTTGACATGATATCCGAGCCGCTGAACGAATACCAGCGGGCCGACCTGAAAAAGAAATTCAGCCGCGCCGACCAGCTCAACGAGGCCGATCAGAAAATCTGGCGCACGGCATGGGATATTTCGCAGCACTATAAATCCACGTGGCAAAAAACCCCGTTCAAAGGCCAGCTCACGGCTCCGTCAAAAGCTGCCGCATTGAAGTACAAGGCCTATCTCGACGATATCAAACTCATTACATCAGAAGTTATTATTTCTGGTCCCGATACCCGCGAAGGATACGACGATGCGTACAACGACCCCAACGACGAGGTGGTGAAGTTTTGGAATACTATGATGAAAAAGCACGGCAACGAGCGCAGTTACAACCGCAACATCATCAATGCGTTTAAGCACGACGATCACCCCGAAATTATTATTGTAGTGGACAAGCTGCTCACCGGTTTCGACGCTCCGAGAAACATTGTGCTGTATGTGTGCCGGTCGCTCAAAGAGCACACCTTGTTGCAAGCCATTGCGCGTGTTAACAGGCTGTACGAAGGAAAAGATTACGGCTATATCATTGACTACTATGGTATTTTAGGGGAGCTGGATGAAGCACTGAATACCTATAGTTCATTGGATGAATTTGACGAGGACGACCTGAAAGGCACGTTGACCAATGTGAAAGAAGAAGTGGAGAAGCTTCCGCAGAAACACGCGCACCTTTGGGATTTGTTTAAGTCTGTAAAGAACAAAAACGATATAGAAGCTTTGGAGTTGTTTCTGGCGCCACAGGATTTGCGCGATGGTTTTTATGAGCGATTGTCTGATTTTGCGCGAACGCTGAAAATGGCCCTTTCCACTTTGGGATTTCTGGAGCAAGCCGGCGAGCAGAAAGTGGAGCAGTACAAAGAGGATGCAAAATTCTTTCTGAAATTGCGGGTGTCAGTAAAGCGCCGATACTCCGACAGCATCGACTATCGCCAATACGAAAAGCAAATCCAAAAACTCATTGATACGCACATTACTTCGGATGAAGTCATTCAGATTACGGAGTCGGTCAATATCTTTAACCGCGAGGATTTTCAGAAGGAAGTTGAAAAGGTGGAAGGCAAAGCGGCCCGGGCAGATATGATTGCCACGCGCACGGCCAAAACCATTTCTGAGAATATGGACGAAGACCCGGTGTTTTTCCGGAAGTTTTCGAGGTTGCTGCAGGACACGATTGATGCATTTCATGATAAACGCATGAGCGAAGCGAGCTACCTGAAAGAAGCGATGGATATTATGAACAAGGTGCAAAACCGGAGCGATGGCACCGAACCCGAAGTGTTGCAAGGCAAACTGGTGGCCACAGCATTTTACCGGATTGTGCAAAGTGAGATCGCGGAATTGGATTCCGAACGCAGCGCCGAAATCGGATTGCGCGTGGACGACATCATCAGAGCCAACAAGATTGTGGACTGGGAGCGGAAAGAAGATGTTAAGAATCGCATGAAGCAAACGATAGAAGATTACCTCTATGATTTGCGCAACGAGGGAGTAGAATTGACCTTTGACCAGATTGATGAGATTATCGAATCGGTGATGGGCGTGGCTTTAAAGCATTACGTGTAA
- a CDS encoding M48 family peptidase, which yields MEEKVVQYGTTTIPFSLSRTDRRTLAITVEPDATVHVTAPIQAEWLKIEAKVLKRGRWIKKQQQFFESFLPATPVREYVSGETHLYLGRQYRLRLEAGDDHPSVKLKGGRLIVKLSDPENKDRVKQLLGAWYKQHAEKRFEKALDEAMPLFRKFELKLPDIVVKRMQKRWGSCQLDGRIVLNPEIIKAPARCIDYVVIHELCHLVHHNHGKEFYKLQDKIMPDWRRWKERLEKVMS from the coding sequence ATGGAAGAAAAAGTAGTTCAATACGGCACCACAACAATTCCATTTTCGCTAAGCCGAACCGACCGGAGAACCCTGGCCATCACAGTGGAACCTGATGCAACTGTCCACGTCACAGCACCCATACAAGCCGAATGGCTGAAGATAGAAGCCAAAGTTTTGAAGCGTGGACGCTGGATAAAAAAGCAGCAGCAGTTTTTCGAATCGTTTTTACCCGCCACGCCCGTGCGGGAATATGTTTCAGGAGAAACGCACTTGTATCTTGGACGGCAATACCGACTCAGGTTAGAAGCGGGAGATGATCATCCTTCGGTGAAGCTAAAGGGCGGTCGTTTGATTGTGAAGTTGTCTGATCCGGAGAATAAAGATCGTGTGAAGCAATTGCTGGGAGCGTGGTACAAGCAACACGCCGAAAAGCGATTTGAAAAAGCCCTTGATGAGGCGATGCCGTTGTTTCGCAAATTCGAACTGAAACTACCGGATATTGTGGTGAAACGAATGCAAAAACGTTGGGGGAGCTGTCAGCTCGATGGACGCATTGTGCTCAATCCGGAAATCATCAAAGCCCCGGCGCGGTGCATCGACTACGTGGTCATCCACGAGTTGTGTCACCTCGTGCACCACAACCACGGCAAAGAATTCTACAAACTTCAGGACAAAATTATGCCCGATTGGAGGAGGTGGAAGGAGAGGCTGGAGAAGGTGATGAGTTAA